Proteins encoded by one window of Halosolutus amylolyticus:
- a CDS encoding alpha/beta hydrolase, translating to MVQQTPISFSSSGTTCRGALYAPTGVDEPPIVVLAHGFGGERTWRLPAFARRFAERDVAALVFDYRTFGDSDGTPRNLISPRRHLEDWRAAVAHVRSRPDVDGNRIALWGTSFSGGHVVATAVRDPDISAIVAQVPFTDGLATTGALVRRGGASYVRGAIAGAARDLARATLGRGPYYVPIVGDPDAFAALNTPDAKPGFESIVPDDATFRNECPGRILATVPSYRPIAAADGVSCPSFVVEAAQDTIVPPWTVERLASKLDDVERLRLPVGHFDVYQGDVFERVVDRQIAFLERHL from the coding sequence ATGGTTCAGCAGACGCCGATCTCGTTTTCGAGTAGCGGAACAACCTGTCGCGGCGCACTGTACGCACCGACCGGTGTCGACGAGCCGCCGATCGTCGTGCTGGCACACGGGTTCGGCGGTGAACGGACGTGGCGACTGCCGGCGTTCGCGCGTCGCTTCGCCGAACGCGACGTTGCGGCCCTCGTCTTCGACTATCGCACGTTCGGCGACAGCGACGGGACGCCGCGAAACCTGATCAGCCCGCGGCGTCACCTCGAAGACTGGCGCGCTGCCGTCGCACACGTCCGTTCGCGCCCCGACGTCGACGGGAATCGGATCGCGCTCTGGGGGACGTCGTTCAGCGGGGGCCACGTCGTCGCGACCGCGGTTCGCGACCCCGATATCTCCGCGATCGTCGCCCAGGTACCGTTCACCGACGGACTCGCGACGACGGGTGCCCTGGTCCGGCGCGGCGGTGCGTCGTACGTCCGCGGAGCGATCGCCGGCGCGGCTCGCGACCTCGCGCGGGCGACACTCGGGCGCGGCCCCTACTACGTCCCGATCGTCGGCGACCCCGACGCGTTCGCCGCCCTGAACACGCCGGACGCGAAGCCCGGATTCGAGTCGATCGTGCCGGACGACGCGACGTTTCGAAACGAGTGTCCCGGGCGCATCCTGGCGACCGTCCCGTCGTACCGACCGATCGCAGCAGCCGACGGCGTCTCCTGTCCGTCGTTCGTCGTCGAGGCGGCGCAAGATACCATCGTCCCGCCCTGGACCGTCGAACGACTCGCCTCGAAACTCGACGACGTCGAGCGACTCCGGTTGCCGGTCGGTCACTTCGACGTCTACCAGGGTGACGTGTTCGAACGGGTCGTCGACCGGCAGATCGCGTTCCTCGAGCGCCACCTGTGA
- a CDS encoding DsbA family protein encodes MSFDEPSRRAFLAGSVVAVGAGGAYYLTRSDESHDDESHGLSPEFHASDETSTLGVELAGKPIMGSPEAPIDLYYWTDFQCPFCAQFERETLPDLVREYVDPGRIRVVFVTVPFFGGDSMTAAVASRCVWEQVQETERSAYWNWHAAVFDEQGEKNSGWAAADNLVEYTRSVSGVDADALATCLDERRSTYEEEIDANAAQARSFGISGTPAFLAFDPETEAGEALAGAQPIDRFEEAIEAVEDA; translated from the coding sequence ATGTCCTTCGACGAGCCTTCCCGTCGCGCCTTCCTCGCCGGGTCAGTCGTGGCGGTCGGCGCCGGCGGTGCGTACTATCTCACGCGATCCGACGAGTCTCACGACGACGAGTCTCACGGCCTGTCGCCGGAGTTTCACGCGAGCGACGAGACGTCGACTCTCGGCGTCGAACTGGCCGGCAAACCGATCATGGGATCGCCGGAAGCCCCGATCGACCTCTACTACTGGACGGACTTCCAGTGTCCGTTCTGCGCGCAGTTCGAACGGGAGACGCTCCCCGACCTCGTCCGGGAGTACGTCGACCCGGGGCGGATTCGGGTCGTCTTCGTCACGGTTCCGTTCTTCGGCGGGGACTCGATGACCGCCGCGGTCGCCAGCAGGTGCGTGTGGGAGCAGGTTCAGGAGACCGAGCGCTCGGCGTACTGGAACTGGCACGCGGCGGTCTTCGACGAACAGGGCGAGAAGAACTCGGGCTGGGCCGCAGCCGACAACCTCGTCGAGTACACGCGATCGGTCTCCGGCGTCGACGCCGACGCGCTCGCGACCTGTCTCGACGAGCGTCGGTCGACGTACGAGGAGGAGATCGATGCGAACGCGGCGCAGGCCCGCTCGTTCGGCATCTCGGGAACGCCGGCGTTCCTCGCCTTCGACCCCGAGACCGAGGCGGGCGAGGCGCTCGCCGGCGCGCAACCGATCGATCGGTTCGAGGAGGCGATCGAGGCGGTCGAAGACGCGTGA